The window ATGCCTATTTATCACTTCTTTGGGAGTACCCACAGCATGGAAGACACGAGGGTGATACAAATGTAGTCAAAAGTACACTTTACAGCAGTGTACTACTTTGGATTCTGACTCTCAGAAATAAATTGACAGACTTCACTGAAGAAACAGTATTTATCAATATGGAGTAAAAATTCCTAGGTCATGATGGGTTCCTATCAGTACTGCAACTGGATAACATTTTATTGTCCTTAAAAGCAGTACACACAGGCAACATGTATAAACAGCAATCACTAAATATGGAAAGAGAAGGCAAGCTACTTGTCAAACTAGAAGCTTAGGagatttgaaagcttttttttcttctaaacagtgggggggaaaaaaagaaaaaaaaatatatatatatatatattatatttacaaGAGTAAAAAAGGACTAGATattaaagaaagaggaaatttAGAGCACAAGGATCAATTCAAAGGTTACCGTCATAATGCTGGCCAGCTCTCAGAGGCAACAAGGATAACCAGAGACCTACCTTCAATTGGCACTTGAATtttctgcagcagccacagtctgATTTCTGATTGATTGTCTAACTGTGTTTCTTGACAGGTCTTGTCTACAGCTGGTACTAATGAAGAGTCCACAGACTCTTTCAGAtccttttcctctgctgctgctgagctgatTTCTAATGAAGGTGCTTTCCTTTCAATACAGCAGGATTCAAGCTCCATACTTTTAACTGTATGGACTTCATTAGCTTGGGACTTTGAACTGCTAAGTGTAAGGTCTATGCCAATTGCTTTATTGTTTTCACCTTTCTGGATTTCAGCCTTGTGCAAGTCTTCAGATGACTGAGACCCATTCCCATCTTTACAGAGGTAAAATTCAATAAGTTTATCTTTCTCTAGCTCTTTCTTAGTGTCCAATGCAGTCTCCACCTTACCTGTTGGGGAACTGACACATTTGTTTACTTCTggaataatatcttgcttttcacACAGGTCTAAGTCTAAGTCAGCTTTAGGTTCAATACTGTCCTTTTTTTCCAAGGAATCAACTGTCAAGTGCTCCTGGACTTCTGTAGTGGGTTTGGTTACCTGCTGCTTAGTTCTCCCCAACTCCCTGGGGTCAGCCAGAAAGCCTTCCATTACTGAGTCTTTCCTGTCCAACCCTCTGTCCATACAAGATGAAGTCTCCTCCAGTTCAATGAAATCATCCTCTACATCTCCCAGAAGGgagttttctttggttttgacgtctgaaacatttttttcctcagaaagctCCTTGGCACGTGGCTCTGCAGCAGACTTTTCCAAATGCTCAGTGGCAATGATGTTGTTGGGAAACTCCAGTGACTTTGATTTGATTGAGCCCGTACTCTCAGAAGACTGAAGAACTTCAAAATCAGCAGGCTTTTCTGTATCTGAAGgctttatttgtttggcacccagAGCAGTGGATGAATCCCCATTCTGCTGCCTCTTTTCCTTGCTAAGGGACTTGAATTTGCTGAAAGGATTGATATCTTTCTCAGAGGAAAGGTCTTCCCATTCTCCTGGCCTGTACAGAGGACAAAGATCCTTTGGTATGTCACTGTCAGGGAAAATGATGGATGTACATGGGATGttaaaagcaaaatggaaaacaaacaaaatggaaaagaaaaataaataatatatcaACTTAACTTAAGCTCTGAAACTCAaccaaaaattattttctccaaaataaacATACGCCAATGGAAATAAgtgacatgaaaaaaaataataacaaacagATAAAAACGTGGGAAGGATAATACTGAAAAAATGAGTAAACCACTCTGCAGAGTATGCCACCCAGGTGAAGAAATGGTACATATGTAAGAACAACATGCAAGTCATCAGAATTTCAGTaaccaaaaaaacacagaacatGTATTTAGCTCTTGAAACTTCATTCATACCATACTAACAATGTTATTTCTCCCACTTACAATGAGTCAAGCTCTCTAACCATTCCAGCTCCTCTACTCAGTACAAATGTTCTTTTGAGAAGAAAGCTGATCAGATATAAGCTGTACCCTGTTTAAACATGTTTACTGCAAAGCAGTAACTGTCAATAAGAGGTTGAggtggttttttatttttatttttaacttttatttttctccatcacTAAAATGTACTGATTGAATGCAGGCTTCcccaaagatttatttttaaactgggaCAATCATAGAACATTTCAAAATAGAAAGTTCTCAAAAACATAACAGCATACAACTTAAACTTTTTATCAGTAACAAAGCTTAAGGTGAATGAGAATACaagattttcttcatttaaagttCAAGATACTCTAGTAATGAGCATAATACAGATGCTTAGAAAATTTTTTGAGATGAAACGATGGAGGGAAGCTAGCTGAACTTCACTGACCAAACAGGTGTTGCCTGAATTATGAAGACAAGATCTTGCATAGAACAAATACATAAGCAATGCTTAGATTACGCATAAATGAAAatgtaaccttaaaaaaaaaaaaaaaaaaaagcctatcgTGTTACAAATTCTGACTATCAGAATATTTCTGGTTCCAAAGTAGAAGTATTCTATAGTCTGATATTTCTGCAAGTCCTGAGGATGGCAATTAACTTGCTATTACGTTCAAAACCTTTTAATAATACTCTCAGTATGGTCCCAATAACACACACAATGATCCAAATCTAAACCTCTTTACTTCCATTGAAACTATGAAACTTTCAGCAGAACCTCCTCATGAAATAACCCTAGAGATTGGAGAGTGCATAAGCCTAACCTTGGCATGCCAGCAATGCTTTTCATTACTAATTTTTACTGGTCGTCTTTGCATTTTGGTTTTGGCATTAATGCCCATTTCTCCTTTACTGccaaagaagcatttttaaaagaaagaggaagaacagcACCAGTATTCCGTCACTCctttgtttgcattttcttccCCTGACATGTTTTATTCTCCTGTATTAAACGTcattcttattttttccatttccctcTCCCTTAATGACAGTTTGTAAACATAAGTTCGGGAAAGAACACTCCTTACGATGGCAATGCATCTTTAATCTTCATGTGAGAAATGTCATTGTAGAGAGCTATAGAGACAACCTCCTCCATAGGGCAGATGAGCCCATATTCTTCACAGCCATTCTCAATTACCAGAGGATCAGACTTATGCGGGTCAAACATGATGTTGTTCGGAGTTACTATCATGACTCCTCCAACTACACCCTAAAATAGAAGAAGAGTTAGCACATCACATATAATCCATTTATAATTTGGTATTGGCTTTTATGCTACTAGCCTAGAAAAATCTCTCTCATGCCTCTTTGCAACGCCTGTGAAGCAGTGTTTCCTAATGAAACATTTTGGTTTCCAATTGCATCAGATAAGACATTGCAAGAAGagtgaagaaaaagatttcttagcGACACTCCAATTCCTGGCTAAAAAGTACAGAATGAGAAAGAACATCTAAACTACAGTATTCAAGTTTCAGTGTTGGCTGCTAAAAGCTAAACCTGCAGTTTGTTAATCAGCCTCAGACAAGACAGGGTGGTGGGttaagaaaccaaaccaaacaaaacaacaacaaaaagaaacagtacCATTTCACTCTGGCTGCAGCCAACTTCATATGATGTGTGAATTTATATGCAAATGGCACACCTGGAGGCAGTCTTACTTGTGGGAATGTCAGGGTCACCATTCTAACCTAAATTCCACATCCCCTTGATCTAGTCTTCAAGAGGTACATGCAAAAAGCATCTATACAGTATTTTACCTAATATGAAGCTACTTCTCTGATACCACTGATACAAAAGTACTATACACAGCTCCAGAAGATGCATTTAATTCTTCAAAATTTGCTCTAGCCATGGATTTGATCAGAGGCTGCATCAGCCATTATTCAACATTTACTTCAACCTGTGACATCTGATAATGTGTGAAGGTTTTCAAATGAGATTTCTAACATGTTGTTCCTGTACCTTCTCTCCCCCAAATGAGGCAAAATTCATCAGACCAACCCAGAAGCTGTGCACAAATCGTGAGATCTGACAAACAGGAGTCAAAAGTCAACAAGACTGGCCTGCATTGGAGATATTAATTGTTCAAGGTCATCCTCAAGGTATGCAGAGGAGAGGCTAAAAAGTAGGCAGCTAGAGGACCATGAAGAATTTATCTGGAAGAAAAAACTAATGACTTGGTGCTGGCAGGTGAGCACATGGGCCTGCTCTCTTATAAAGCAACGTGTGTATGTACTTCCCATATGCTTCCTCCTGTACGACTCGTGTACACATAGTAGGTTTGTGTTTGGACAAAAGAATCTGATTCAAGTGCAGAGACTTCACCTGCAGGTACATACTTGATTGAGGCAGGAGAACAATATATCAGTAGGCTGCACCTCCTATCCAGtcacaaaaggaagaaagggaacaaGGGATTCTAGCTACACTGGCAAAGAAGCTGTCTCACTTCTGACTGTCATGACTGCAGGTGACTTTTTTCTATCCTGAAGCCATAAAATTGACACTGTCTTCTGCACCTAGCAAACATCACCTAAGAAAGCAACAGCACTGCTGTAATTTATGTGCAGGAAATCAAGTAGCCTTCTGTTGCTTTCTACAAAATAGCAGATTACAGAAATTGCAGAGTGGTTTTAAATGCAGTCTGCACTCACTCAGTGCCAAAAGAAGCCAAAAACTCAGTAGAAATGTATCCTTCTTAGGATGAAGACCATaggacaaaggaaaaaatatatttaaagtacGATGGTTAGCATCTCCAGTGTTGTAGATTCCAGCGAACTTGAAAACCCAAACATGCAGACCTCGAACTGCAATGGGAATCAACAAGAGTAGATGTACAAAAGCACACAATTCAAGACGACAAACTGCTGTCTTTAGAAGAGGTAGGAGTTGCCTGAGCTTTGTGCTTTCACTTCTAATAGAGTTGCTCCCAATTAAGGGTTGCAATCCCACTGGGAATACGTTACAAGAGGACttgcaaagaaaggagaaaaaaaaagggggggggcatacCATGCAATATTTATATTGGTATTGGAGGTTACACGACATTCGTTTGCAAGTGCAAAAGCAACATGCACATATTTGGAAATATTGCTCTGGAACAGTTGAAATTTAACTTAAACTCGTAAAGGAAATAGATAGGCATGTACTCATTTTATAAAGCCATTGCACAATTTGATGGAACTGGACAACTAATCCTGACATGTCTCAACtccgaaatgcaattttctctgtgCAAGGATTATCTCTGTCTGAAGGAGATATTTCTAGTAAAACACTGTAAGGGAatgaagatgggcagaagaaagagCTATTCTTCCATAAAACAGTTATCATAACAGATACAAGTaattaacaaataaaataattaccATGGCACCAATATAGCATCAACAGATAAAGCTGTCATAACATTTACATTCTTTACAGATGTGGTATATATTTGGCTCCCCAGCTACTCATCTCTCACCCAAActgattttgcttttaaaggatCTCAAACAATGCCCAAAGGGCTAGGTTCCACCTACCTTGCCATCTGTGAAGTAACgacaattcatttttaaaaacttgaCAACCACAGGCTCATCCTCTTCTGAAGTAGAAGACAGGACTCTCTCAACTGGTTTGAAGGCCTTTCTTGCCAAATGAGCAtcctaaagggggaaaaaaaaaaaaaaaaaaaaaaaaaaaaagtcagtacacATTTGGAGGACCAGTATCATATACTCTTAGATCTTGGGCAACTAAAAGAACAACTTCTACCAActgtcttccttttgctgaagGAGAAAAAGTTGTGgccatgtatgtatgtatgtacaaacACCTCACACAGTATCCTGTATGGAAGAAAAACTTGTAACATTACAAAAAAACCTCCATAAGAAtaacagacaaaaaacaaacaaacaaaaacaaacaaacaaacaaacaaaaacccacagaaataccAGGGCAACTCAGCACACCGTTTTCCCATCAGGCACTCGCATTAAGCTAAGTGAGGTCCAGTCCTGACACCTGATACACACCAAAGACCTCTGCGTACAGTGCAGCCTCACTGGCACTGGTGTGATGCCAAATGCAGGTGGCACAGAAAGGCAAGTAAGACATAGGTTAAACACAGTGACTCACTCCATACTTCTCTGCACTTTCTGTCTCAATTAGTTATGGTACGAAACGTGAAACTAGTTTAATACCAGCAGGTGGAGAGCTATAAACCCTGAAACTACTACCTAAAATCATCACAGCCTTCTaaggaaaatgaaagatttaATCACAAAGATTAAATCCAGTGGTCTTCCTATATGCATACCATCatataaaaaaaaaggctgctcaAACTAAACTAATAGTCCCATGCTCAGGGATCCCATTGCAGGATCAAGGCTCTGGACTGCAAAGCAACAGGGAAACCTCCAGGGTGAAACACTAAACACATATCTCATATCTAACTTTCTATCCTTTAAAAACTAACTACACACTACaccttttttaattcttctgatgTACTCTGGGCCCACTTCAACTCACATTAGATTTCCAAGATCAGACAGAGGCCTTCATTTGGAATATTTTAAGCAATGGCAAATTCTGTACTACAGCATGTTAACGTTAACATTAGTCAATATTAACAACATTACTCATGAGGTCTGAATTGCAATTTCAAAACCAGCTATTTACACAGCCCAGAATCACAGCTTCAAAATCAGAGCAAAATTATTTAGAAAGTGTAAGACCAGTAAACCAGTGTAAGACCAGTAAACCAATGTTTCACTTACAGGGAGTTTATCATATTCGGCATCTGATGATGAAGGAGAAACAGGAGCACCAGGGCTGAAAGAAGACAACCTCCCAGCACTTGTTTCTGGCACAAagagaatcttaaaaaaaaataaataaataataataataataatacccatAAGTTGAAAAAAGTTACTGTAAACACCTATGTTCTACTATAGAGATAACCCAATATCCATCACTCATGATTGCAATACAGTCTTCAACAACTTCTTACTCCAGAGTCCTCCTTCATTAATGGTGGTGGGGGGGCAAATGCAGCTCTCATTACAGGATCTAGTTTTCCATTTTGTGTGGCAGCACaggcaagaaaataaaatattttccccagGGCAAGAACCTCCTTTTTTCCTAGGTTACACTCCCAGTTTCTGTATTAGCTTCAATAACTTGTAAcagcaaaatttgaaaaaaaaaaaaaaaagtaagaccaCTCTTGAAAAGGTAGGATTTTTAGTGCTAGAAGCTTACAATGCTTCACTCCAGGCTGCCTGTTTCCAAAACCCACCATTTTAACACTTTgtacttcattttaaaaagtccttACATTAGTACAAGTGTGTTCATACAAAAATATAATGCTTTGTTTGACTTTTTACAATTTGTCACAGTAGATGCCCCAGTTTTTCAATTGCAGTACAGCTTTGGACATCCACCCCAAAGCAAATGCTTctaaagtttaaaacaaacaaacaaacaaaaaaaaccccacccacagaCAGTTTAGTTTTAAACTAAACACattgagaaaaataaaaccatttagcTTATCCCAGCCTTTGTCTGCTGGGTGACCTTAGGCAAGCCACACCACCTctttatgcctcagtttccccacctgcaaCTTAGCACACTTCAGTTTCTTCACATCTGTGAAGCAGGAGTAGAGATCTGCTCTTTATAAAACAGGTGTAAGCCCTCGTATTTCCATTTCCATTACTTGAATCTCCCCAAAACAGTCCATCATATATCCTTCTATTTCTCATCTTACAGGAGACTGACTCATCTCTAATATAAAGGCAAAGAGCCTTTAGAGCCAATTACTGTGTCTAACTCTAATGACTTATCCAGCATTTATCTAGGCTTTTCAAGAAATCAGCTCTCTTGCAACAGGTACATTCCTCTTGAGCTTCTGAGTAATCTTAAAGCTTTTGTGACagcaaataaataacaaaaaatcaGACATAGCAATTACAAAGTCCCATTCTACCTCCCCAGCCCACCTCTGCCCAGGGAATGATCTAGTGAGGTTCTGTTTGAGAGAGTCAATTTACTGTCCATTCCCCTTGTATCTGTGTACCTAAAAAATATGTGAAAGCAGTAAAAAGTCTTCAAATACATAGCAAATAATCAGGTTTCAGGTATTAAAAACTATAAAAAATTTACCTGTCCCGGAACAATTGTGTGCGTAAAAAGCTTATTGAGTTCCACAAGCTTGTTTGGGGTGATGTTAAACTTTAATGCTATGCTGTTTATGGTGTCCTGATTTCCAGCCTGAAGAAAGAGTTGAAGCTTAAGATATGGTAGTGATCACATATAGCACAACAGCTTAACTAAAACCATCTAACAGACTGTTTTCAGGAAATAGATTTGATAATCTGACACATCTCCTGTTTAATAGCCTTATTTTCTGCATAAAATATGTGATAAGCcaatatcaaggaaaaaaaaaattctctcacGCTATACAGTAGATAAAGCACAAATGTGTTAAAGATGTCCCTCTCATTTTGTCATAAAACTTAGTTGCAATATCCCTTTAATGTAGCACCACATTAATTAGAACTGGTACGGCAAGCGGAGAAAGCACACATATGTTGGAAAGTTCATTGCACCTTCATCAGTCCCAGCAAGTAAGACATCTGCTTTGTTCCCAGCTAGGACACTAGTCCTTTACATTCACATTAAGTGGGGGAGCATCAGGGGCAACCACTGTTCAGGGCCTCTGGACACCATGGAAGTGACTTTCTTCAGAGAGGCAGTCCTTCAAGGTATGGTGACAGTACCTGTCCATGGTGTTTCAGTTTAGAGAAAGTTGTCTCTCAACCATGTCAGGGGTCATCACAGACCAAAGAATAGCTGTCCTAAGCAACGTGGTGGAATAGAAGTCTTTTTtagcagtaaataaataaataaataaataaaataaaggcacAATTAGTCTATTAAAGGGCCATGTTGCAGAAGTAAAAATAGGACAGGCAATTGTGAGGAGAGGCAGAACACCCAGGCTGAACAGTGGTTCCTGGATTTCAGCCTAGCTCTCTTCACCCAAGGATATTTGGAACAATCCCTACTGAGATACAAACAAATTACAATCAGTATTCATTTggtgttttcagttttgtgtcaTTTTGTCTATCAACCTCAACAACTCCACTTTTGAAAAGAAGAAGCGAACAAATGACACACCAATACTCACAGTATATTCTATGGTGCCGTGAGGTTTCTGAGAAaccattttcttctccttcttttcattggttttgttttgattgtCATctatagagggggaaaaaaaaaatcattcaagcaATTAACTTTCAATACATTCATCTATCAGCATGTTTCAAAGGAGATTTACAGCTTGTGCAAACTACATCTGTGAACAGGAACACGAGGACATGTTAAAAATACTTGTTAGGCCCTGAAATTGCATTGCAAGACCAACAAAATTTCATCAAGTACAGCAGATTTAATAATCATTCAGAAACTCTGAAAGAATAATTTACCCATGCTACTGTATCAATACAGAACTGCTCCCATGTTTTTCTGCATGATCACTACACAGTTCAGCCGTTGAATGTAAGTACCCGCTGCAATGAGCTGCTATCAATGCTCAGACAGAAACCAGCACACAAATATATGCACTGACCCTGCATCAGTATGACCACAGCATACACTGGTTAATCACCATTTCACCATCAGTACTTCatatttaaatgctatcttaaaccCTAAAGTTCCAAATACACCAAGAGTTCTGCAAACGCACACACACAAGGCATACTGTTGAGAAGACATTTTCCATCATTTAACATATGCAAAACTCATTGCACCTGCTGAACCCTTGCAGGAccagcagcatgagcagggtagttatttttaattcttacCTTGGCAGAAGGTAAGCAAAGGCATGGATCAGTGAAGATCCCCCTGCCCCACTGGCCCCAGCTCCCTGCAAGCAatcccagccccgcggcccctGCAGGGCTTGCCCCCCAGCCTTGCATACCTGGGGGAGGTGAGGGTGGcatgcagccccagccccaggagcggggccggggagcagcgAGGCCACGCATTGTGGACCCATGCGCCATGCCAGGCCAGCTGACGGCCCTGCTGCCCCTCACAGCCGGCTGCTTTGGAAAGGGCAGAggagaggtccctgctgcctccctgctTTGGAAAGGGCGGAGGAGCGGTCCCTGCTGCCTCCCGGCAGGATCCTGCAGCCtggctgagatggggagaagcaAGAAGGAACAGCACAGCTGGGCCTAGCAAATGGAATGCCAGGGGTCAAAAAAGGGGAGACGCTGCCCTCCTGAGGGAACTGATCCCAGGGTCCAAAGCGGAAGAACGTCAGGGAAGAAAGGACAGGGAAGGGTAACACAAGGCTTCTGGCTCACATTCAGAGTTTGCTGCAACCTTTGCTACTGCCAAAGAGCAAGAGGCAGACAGTAAAAAGAAGGATGAGGACTCGTATTCCCAACTGTAATGCatacaaaaagaaaggaggagccCAGAAGTATGTCACGCTTGACCCTTCATTTCCACAATCAGATTAATGCTGAGGACTGCCTCAGCATTTTCTAAAGACTAAAGCTACACAGTCAGATAACTCTGCTTTCAGACAACAGAGGTTCACACAAGCTCAGCCTGGTCTGCACATCAAGGTGTTATGCAGCCATACCCCATGACCTGCCAGGGATGCAGCCCTGAGAAGTGCCATGGTTAGCAACATGACACATAGCAAAGCAACTTTTCCCTTAGCATAATAGAGGGGGAAGACATGCAGGGACTAAATACACACAATTTAAATACCCAGGGACAGTACATATGGCATGAAGGACAGAGGTAGGAACAGGAATATCAGGATGGTGCTGGCTTTTTGCTGCTAGCATTATGGAACAGAGCATTATGCAAAGATTTCATCTCTGAGACTGAAGACCCAGAGTAAATCTTCTGGTGTCAGCATTCTTGCTGCCTCTTTCTGACCATTTGCATTTTCATCATTGTCATCATCTTCCTCAGATCAATCAAAGTCGAATCAATCTACGGTGAAGGATGGAAAAGCAGGGTAATGACCACAGTTAGTGGAACGCAGTATTAAACCATCAGCAACAGAATGCCAACAGGATGGACAGAGGAATGGCAAATAGCAGATGTTGCTCTCATGCATTATTTATGTACAATTGCTGATACAGACACAATCCTGCAAGGAGAAACTCCTCCAACTAAGAATGAGCTAAATTACACTACCTTGTGCTACTCTGGAGATACCTCTTCTGTTACTCCAGGATAACTAGAACTATGCAACACAAACATGAAGGCAAAATACCTAAGATACCTGTGACCTATCACTAGATTATGAGAGACAAGGCAAGGTTTATACATAGAGGCAATCTTCTATTAAATCAGTTGGTCTACTTGGAAAAAGCAGACAAGTTTTCAGATATATTAGCTCTTTCTCAGCTCTGAAACAGCACATAGTGTTATTTGTAGCTAACTAAACATATATCAGTAAAaccttggggaggggggagggagaggggggaaagtAATCCAGAttgagagagagacacacaaTTTATACCTGTTGAATGTGAAAAGGTTACATCTGTTATGGATGGAAGGAATACCAGCATGCAGTAAACAGTTTCTCTGTTGAGTCTAGGATGTTTGGTATTAGATAATGGGTTTTAGTTTCAAGATTTGGTCTTTGGAAGGTAGGAGAGGTGACTGAGAGCTGATACAATGTGGCACAACAGGACCCCAAAATACTGGCAATATGCTGGCTTTCAACATGTTAAATACTATGGCAATGTGTTAGCTTTCAACACTGCAGCTCCCTACCTGGGAGGGgctgtttttctctccctctctcacctccctcctgctgtaaAAAGACTTTAATTTTCAGGTCTTCACAGTTGTCTTGGCTGCATAAATTTGGAGTTTATAACATTTCACTGGATAATATTTTATAACCTGAAATACCATGCTGAAAGGAGACATATAATACACTAGTTCTTGGCTGACAGACCTGTCTATTTGTTTAGTAGAGTCCCCACACAACTGTGATGCAACACAGCACTATGAGCTAGGTGCCATACTTAATTTAAAACCCCAAACTATACagacaagcaaaaagaaaaaatttcaaaGGACAAACTAAGTTCTTAccaaatatattacagagcttctTTTGCTCATAAAAGTCAATAAATGCCCAACAGCTAGTTGGCCCCTTTTTTCTTCTATAACCACCACTTATGTTCAAGAAAGTAAGCTGTTTTTCACAACTGCAGTATTAATAGCATATGCAAATATGCttgaatatgtttaaaaaattcttaaaacaaaGTCAATTTGAAATAAAGCAGTTAAAGAAAGCTTTCCTCTGCAAGTTGGAGATTTCAGAAAAGGATGTCATTTTTCTACATATCCAGGTCAAAGTATTACAAGTGCTGCCAATTTaactcattttaaagaaaatggggAATGTTTCATAAGATATCCACATTTACTTTCAGCAATGATGATGGCTGCATTTCAATACATAGTAGTTTTTTGGGTAAGATTCTTAGATGTTTTTATGAAATCTAAGAAATGTTTCTTCAAGATCTTTGTTAACTGAATTAACCCTGTAACAACTTTCATGTCATCTTCTCCCATCTTCATATTTTTGGAATTTCATGAGTTTTCAGTGCACAATGCAAGAATGAATATTTCTTAAAACTACTGCTTTAAACTGAAGTTTTTCCCAGAGGACATAATGCAAAACTGATTCCTACATTGCCAAAATGCAAAGCACGTTTCCCCTCTCCCTtgcaggatgagggctgggagTTAAGTACTTCATGCTCTGAAGCGGTCTGCaatagaagggaaggagggaagagctgcaacgCCCACACACATGTTGCAGTGGCAGGAGGTTCATGCTAGCGAGAGCCATGTTTTCTCTCTCAGCAAAAGCTGTTCCCTTCTATCCTTCTCCTCTCCTAAAAAGGTATTTGCCATATCTTAGTCTCCTGGAAGCAGAatgcctgcagctgctgctgtgtcaGGAAACCCTTACAGACTTATCCACAACAGTCTAAAAGGAGCCCTTGCAGTCTGTATATCTACCTGTCTACCAAAACtggacacttctttttttttcatttaatcccAACAATAAAGTATTCTGGATACCATCCTTACACTGACTCTAACTTTTTGACAGGGTACTATTCCAAACCACATCATATCACTCCAAATAGTTGAAATTGACTTCCCTCTGTTTCTAATTATGCATATGAAGCTctaaaactgtaaagaaaaaccTTAT is drawn from Apteryx mantelli isolate bAptMan1 chromosome 3, bAptMan1.hap1, whole genome shotgun sequence and contains these coding sequences:
- the NCOA7 gene encoding nuclear receptor coactivator 7 isoform X5 is translated as METKEEKKERRQGYFARLKKKRQAKQNTETVSASSPGSGSPISKTSSEKDDESKAILEQISSSEDNCRFAGEKETAPDKEKKKKKYNQLKDIRRTELKRYYSTDDNQNKTNEKKEKKMVSQKPHGTIEYTAGNQDTINSIALKFNITPNKLVELNKLFTHTIVPGQILFVPETSAGRLSSFSPGAPVSPSSSDAEYDKLPDAHLARKAFKPVERVLSSTSEEDEPVVVKFLKMNCRYFTDGKGVVGGVMIVTPNNIMFDPHKSDPLVIENGCEEYGLICPMEEVVSIALYNDISHMKIKDALPSPGEWEDLSSEKDINPFSKFKSLSKEKRQQNGDSSTALGAKQIKPSDTEKPADFEVLQSSESTGSIKSKSLEFPNNIIATEHLEKSAAEPRAKELSEEKNVSDVKTKENSLLGDVEDDFIELEETSSCMDRGLDRKDSVMEGFLADPRELGRTKQQVTKPTTEVQEHLTVDSLEKKDSIEPKADLDLDLCEKQDIIPEVNKCVSSPTDMLPSKEEKSKTPPMFLCIKVGKPMRKSFASQSTTMSQQYSKKIKQPEYWFAVPRERVDHLYTFFVQWSPEIYGKDAKEQGFVVVEKEELDMIDNFFSEPTTKSWEIITVEEAKRRKSVCSYYEDDDDDTLPVLKHPSALLENMHIEQLARRLPARVQGYPWRLAYSTLEHGTSLKTLYRKSASLDSPVLLVIKDMDNQIFGAYATHPFRFSDHYYGTGETFLYTFSPNFKVFKWSGENTYFINGDMSSLELGGGGGRFGLWLDADLYHGRSNSCSTFNNDILSKKEDFIIQDVEVWTFE